From one Pecten maximus chromosome 8, xPecMax1.1, whole genome shotgun sequence genomic stretch:
- the LOC117333105 gene encoding zinc finger protein Xfin-like, with protein MEAGDLVKVKAEPINLDTDEPDYLPNKDENIGIPTEKEAIQQQTDEEVLPVQSLTPPYYTQSHIVGGKWEKPKEKKQYNCKTCKFKFTSKAWLIKHEKMHERMENKAKLYKCEICRKEFSQKIIHHDHMAAHAGRRPYVCDRCGMDFTWYRAFYRHQQSHKTGGKGFSCHLCRRTFNSNWNLSRHLKVIHLSKQTFRCDICEELFEKKNLYQIHMKAHHREEKKKRKIIGIVNETVKQKHLKFSKAVRAMMQSQSQNNSKQANNQGSLVSFGDEIAASELIEEITDISKVEDTNDTKCNSYDEDSSVQVLQKLNEAPKIDDNSVNKTDADLEDIQDQGIKYSIGKTSKSTAKSSVISNLKLSQQPYACGICGKRVFNLDAHMRIHSGDKPFRCCLCDKDFAQREALKIHYRSHTGEKPFICNTCGKGFATRGLQQDHVRSHRGDKPYQCDACDARFSWRCALSRHKQLHSTGPKPHACSICTFECWRKHDLTKHEKTHLNDRYYKCDFINCTAFFSNKKHLVKHKKEHKCSNMDKTSLNGRMIRMKTAKGADDTDKFESDVFLTTDIVDIKQEPTEELVDDDLHNMSVPSTASMYITSNEGQMETLVTHRTDPDSGKLRYTKGKRLHLDRDLQLLLNKKLNEKKTVKSRNTKDGLSGKNLKSKLEGGMHNEPTRQSSKNLGFEGLKRKSQVNISMDNVVENDGNPMKGFDKFMSSSNMVCCEVCGKSLNISYYHIHVRKHMEEMAHTCEICNKSFSRKTDLVVHSRVHTNIRPFKCTICPKAFKVKSLLEDHIRSHDGIKPYVCSLCDASFAWRCALHRHVKTHSINKPFQCDVCGKDFRRRRDWVCHMEKKTCKFVKSIIYKCNDCQAVFANLETLVYHNEKYHKETSLTTADKPPESQTILNSSSDKLKEFSSPEPYSDDIVDEDTLQEENDTIDELNESIQARENVATFQQTNTRKDVNPPSDSVLLPNNKYDETYSEEASGNKTDITLSENLNSFIKKESIDSDSMFISSVVNSADLMEDSRSPSNTHNDTQTISQQDPDHVDKTTLPSSNFSEFSFTTWTGEDLQIKQSNVNGASNAGAVEDKLKCKICSRSFVSSIGLKVHLRIHSKDAMDIYALHFRPDEMMTKSKREKEARNLRFKCKLCDKTFPFASGLRIHMMAHSGKLPYNCKTCGKRFPYLESVKSHMRVHTGERPFTCDVCGKSFAYRHNHDDHYRTHTGDKPYKCDRCDSAFTWKSALHRHHKTHSLESLEVCTICKAKFKNGGQLVRHMNRFHSSLV; from the coding sequence ATGGAAGCAGGTGATCTTGTCAAAGTTAAGGCAGAACCAATTAATTTAGATACTGATGAACCTGATTATTTACCAAATAAAGATGAAAACATTGGGATACCTACAGAAAAAGAAGCAATACAGCAACAAACAGATGAGGAGGTGCTGCCAGTTCAGTCTTTAACTCCTCCTTACTATACACAGAGCCACATTGTAGGAGGAAAGTGGGAAAAgccaaaagaaaagaaacagtACAACTGTAAAACATGCAAGTTTAAGTTTACCAGTAAAGCATGGCTTATCAAACATGAAAAGATGCACGAGAGAATGGAGAACAAAGCTAAACTTTATAAATGTGAGATTTGTAGGAAGGAATTTTCTCAGAAGATAATCCATCATGACCATATGGCAGCCCATGCAGGACGAAGACCCTATGTATGTGATAGATGTGGCATGGACTTCACATGGTACAGGGCATTTTACAGACACCAACAAAGTCACAAGACAGGTGGCAAGGGATTCTCCTGCCATCTATGTCGCAGAACATTCAACAGTAATTGGAACCTTTCTAGACATCTCAAAGTAATACATTTGTCAAAACAAACTTTCAGATGTGATATTTGTGAAGAACTGTTCGAAAAGAAAAACTTGTACCAAATTCATATGAAAGCTCATCAtagagaagaaaaaaagaaaaggaaaatcaTTGGTATCGTGAATGAAACGGTGAAGCAAAagcatttaaaattttcaaaagcCGTTCGCGCTATGATGCAGTCACAGTCTCAGAATAATAGTAAGCAAGCAAATAACCAAGGAAGTCTCGTGTCATTCGGTGATGAGATTGCAGCCTCCGAACTGATTGAAGAGATCACAGATATCTCGAAAGTAGAAGACACAAATGACACAAAATGTAATTCCTATGACGAAGACAGTAGTGTGCAAGTTCTACAAAAGTTAAATGAAGCTCCCAAAATAGACGATAACTCTGTTAATAAAACTGATGCCGATTTGGAAGACATCCAAGATCAGGGTATCAAATATAGTATTGGAAAAACTAGCAAAAGTACCGCGAAATCGTCAGTGATAAGTAATCTTAAGCTAAGTCAACAACCATACGCATGTGGTATATGTGGGAAACGTGTATTCAATTTGGATGCTCACATGAGAATTCATAGTGGGGACAAACCATTCAGATGTTGCCTGTGTGATAAAGATTTTGCACAGCGGGAAGCACTAAAAATTCATTACAGAAGCCATACAGGTGAGAAACCATTCATCTGCAACACTTGCGGAAAAGGTTTTGCAACCCGTGGCCTTCAGCAGGATCACGTTCGATCTCACAGAGGCGACAAGCCCTATCAATGTGATGCCTGTGACGCTAGATTTTCTTGGAGGTGTGCTCTAAGCAGACACAAACAACTTCATTCTACCGGACCAAAACCCCACGCATGTTCTATATGTACTTTTGAATGCTGGAGAAAACATGATCTCACAAAACACGAAAAGACGCATTTGAATGATCGCTATTATAAATGTGATTTCATTAACTGCACAGCTTTTTTCTCGAACAAGAAACACTTAGTTAAACACAAAAAGGAACATAAGTGTTCTAACATGGACAAGACATCTCTTAACGGCAGAATGATCAGGATGAAAACGGCTAAAGGTGCTGATGACACTGACAAATTTGAATCGGATGTTTTTCTCACtactgacatagttgatataAAACAGGAACCAACTGAGGAGTTAGTGGATGATGATCTCCATAATATGTCAGTCCCAAGTACAGCTAGTATGTATATAACCTCAAACGAAGGCCAAATGGAGACACTGGTGACTCACAGAACAGATCCTGATTCCGGCAAGCTTCGCTATACCAAAGGAAAACGATTGCATTTGGATCGTGATTTACAACTTTTGTTAAACAAGAAACTTAATGAGAAGAAAACTGTCAAATCTCGAAACACCAAAGATGGGTTGTCTggcaaaaatttaaaatcaaaacttGAAGGTGGAATGCATAATGAACCTACCAGGCAATCGTCAAAAAATCTTGGATTCGAAGGCTTAAAAAGGAAAAGCCAAGTGAACATTTCAATGGATAACGTGGTTGAAAATGATGGTAATCCTATGAAAGGCTTTGATAAATTTATGTCGAGCAGCAACATGGTCTGTTGTGAAGTTTGTGGCAAATCTTTGAACATCTCCTACTACCACATCCACGTGCGGAAACACATGGAAGAGATGGCTCATACATGTGAGATATGTAACAAGTCATTTTCGCGGAAAACTGACCTAGTGGTACACTCTAGGGTCCATACTAATATCAGACCGTTTAAATGCACTATTTGTCCAAAAGCTTTCAAAGTGAAAAGCTTATTAGAGGATCATATCAGATCGCACGATGGTATAAAACCGTATGTCTGTAGTCTATGTGATGCCTCGTTTGCATGGAGATGTGCACTTCATCGTCACGTTAAGACACATTCCATAAATAAACCATTCCAGTGTGATGTTTGCGGGAAAGATTTCCGTCGTCGGAGGGATTGGGTTTGTCACATGGAAAAGAAAACCTGTAAATTTGTGAAGTCAATCATCTATAAATGTAACGACTGTCAAGCTGTTTTTGCAAATCTGGAAACATTAGTGTATCACAACGAGAAATATCACAAAGAAACATCACTGACGACAGCGGATAAACCTCCTGAATCCCAGACGATCTTAAACTCTTCATCTGATAAATTGAAAGAATTTTCATCACCAGAACCATATAGTGATGATATCGTGGATGAAGATACCTTACAAGAAGAAAACGACACAATTGATGAATTAAATGAATCAATCCAAGCAAGAGAAAATGTAGCAACCTTCCAACAAACAAATACCAGAAAAGATGTAAACCCACCCAGTGATTCCGTCTTGTTACCGAACAACAAATATGATGAAACTTATTCTGAAGAGGCAAGTGGAAATAAAACGGATATAACGCTGAGTGAAAACTTAAACAGTTTCATAAAGAAAGAAAGTATCGATAGCGATTCAATGTTTATCTCGAGTGTTGTGAATTCTGCCGACTTAATGGAAGATTCCCGCAGTCCTTCCAACACACACAATGATACTCAAACCATTAGTCAACAAGATCCAGATCACGTTGATAAAACAACGCTTCCCTCGTCAAACTTTAGCGAGTTTTCTTTTACCACTTGGACTGGTGAGGATTTGCAAATTAAGCAGTCCAATGTGAATGGAGCTTCTAATGCTGGTGCTGTTGAAGACAAACTCAAATGCAAAATATGCAGTAGAAGCTTCGTCTCTTCCATAGGTCTAAAGGTTCACTTGCGAATCCATTCGAAAGACGCGATGGACATATACGCTCTCCACTTTCGTCCAGATGAGATgatgacaaaatcaaagagggAAAAGGAAGCTAGGAACTTAAGATTCAAGTGCAAACTTTGTGATAAGACTTTTCCGTTCGCTAGTGGTTTGAGGATCCATATGATGGCACATTCTGGCAAACTTCCCTACAACTGTAAAACATGTGGGAAGAGATTTCCTTATTTAGAATCTGTGAAATCCCACATGCGTGTACATACGGGTGAGCGACCTTTCACCTGTGATGTATGTGGAAAATCTTTTGCATATCGGCACAACCATGACGATCATTATAGGACACATACTGGTGACAAACCTTACAAATGTGACCGTTGTGATTCCGCATTTACGTGGAAGAGTGCTTTACACAGGCACCACAAGACACATAGTTTGGAGAGCTTGGAAGTGTGTACCATATGCAAGGCCAAATTCAAGAACGGAGGACAACTTGTGCGACATATGAACAGGTTTCACAGCAGTCTTGTATGA